A stretch of Balaenoptera ricei isolate mBalRic1 chromosome 9, mBalRic1.hap2, whole genome shotgun sequence DNA encodes these proteins:
- the ARL4A gene encoding ADP-ribosylation factor-like protein 4A gives MGNGLSDQTSILSSLPSFQSFHIVILGLDSAGKTTVLYRLQFNEFVNTVPTKGFNTEKIKVTLGNSKTVTFHFWDVGGQEKLRPLWKSYTRCTDGIVFVVDSVDAERMEEAKTELHKITRISENQGVPVLIVANKQDLRNSLSLSEIEKLLAMGELSSSTPWHLQPTCAIIGDGLKEGLEKLHDMIIKRRKMLRQQKKKR, from the coding sequence ATGGGGAATGGGCTGTCAGACCAGACTTCTATCCTGTCCAGCCTGCCTTCATTTCAGTCCTTCCACATTGTCATTCTGGGTTTGGACTCTGCTGGAAAGACAACTGTGTTATACAGGCTGCAGTTCAATGAATTTGTAAATACCGTACCTACCAAAGGATTTAACACGGAAAAAATTAAGGTAACGCTGGGAAATTCTAAAACAGTCACTTTTCACTTCTGGGATGTAGGTGGTCAGGAGAAATTAAGGCCGCTGTGGAAGTCATATACCAGATGCACAGATGGCATTGTGTTTGTTGTGGACTCTGTTGATGCTGAAAGGATGGAAGAAGCCAAAACTGAACTTCATAAAATAACTAGGATATCAGAAAATCAAGGAGTCCCTGTGCTTATAGTTGCTAACAAACAAGACCTGAGGAACTCGTTGTCTCTCTCAGAAATTGAGAAATTGTTAGCAATGGGTGAACTGAGCTCATCAACTCCCTGGCATTTGCAGCCCACCTGTGCAATCATAGGCGATGGACTGAAGGAAGGACTTGAGAAGCTACATGATAtgataattaaaagaagaaaaatgttgcggcagcagaaaaagaaaagatga